In Sporosarcina psychrophila, a genomic segment contains:
- a CDS encoding cation diffusion facilitator family transporter, translated as MENQKYKNLKLGERGAIISIIAYVFLSIIKLVVGYMSDSAALRADGLNNTTDIVASIAVLIGLRLSQKPPDKDHGYGHWKSETIASMVASFIMLAVGIQVLNEAITSMFQGGKETPHIGAAYVGVFSSIVMYFVYRYNKKLAEKINSKAVMAAAKDNISDAWVSIGTAIGIFGSQLNMPWLDTLTAITVGLLICKTAWDIFKLASHELSDGFDVDKIKLYQDIVKKVDGVIGIETIKGRYYGNNEVIDIVILVDSSLNIKDSHDIASHVEKVLINDHGVYDVHVHVEPE; from the coding sequence ATGGAGAATCAAAAGTATAAAAACCTTAAGTTAGGAGAACGTGGAGCAATCATTAGCATTATTGCTTATGTTTTTCTTTCTATCATAAAGTTGGTTGTTGGATATATGAGTGACTCTGCCGCATTGAGGGCAGACGGACTAAACAATACAACTGATATTGTCGCATCAATTGCTGTCCTTATCGGACTAAGACTTTCACAAAAACCACCTGACAAGGATCATGGTTACGGTCATTGGAAGAGTGAAACAATTGCCTCAATGGTCGCTTCATTTATTATGTTAGCAGTTGGTATACAAGTATTGAATGAGGCAATTACCTCCATGTTTCAAGGTGGTAAAGAGACCCCTCATATTGGCGCCGCTTATGTAGGTGTTTTTTCTTCAATAGTTATGTATTTTGTCTACCGTTACAACAAAAAACTAGCCGAAAAAATTAATAGCAAAGCGGTTATGGCCGCCGCAAAAGATAACATTTCAGATGCCTGGGTAAGTATAGGAACGGCTATTGGTATATTCGGTTCACAATTAAATATGCCATGGTTGGATACGCTAACTGCCATTACTGTTGGACTATTAATATGTAAAACAGCTTGGGATATCTTCAAACTAGCTTCACACGAACTTTCGGATGGATTTGATGTAGATAAAATTAAACTCTATCAGGATATAGTCAAGAAAGTGGATGGAGTTATAGGTATAGAAACAATTAAAGGGAGGTATTACGGAAATAATGAAGTAATAGATATTGTAATTTTAGTTGATTCCTCGTTAAATATTAAAGACTCTCATGATATAGCCAGCCATGTTGAAAAAGTCTTGATAAATGATCATGGTGTATACGATGTTCATGTCCATGTAGAGCCTGAATGA
- a CDS encoding phospholipase: MSRRRNGRFRFCILPGYNWCGPGCNGPGAPINDLDAACKAHDDCYRRGRNPCECDREFLNRLRSKIDPCTKKGRHARMLYNYMKLQKIFTCNFYR; this comes from the coding sequence TTGTCACGGAGGAGAAATGGAAGATTTCGTTTTTGTATTCTACCAGGCTATAATTGGTGTGGACCTGGCTGTAATGGGCCCGGCGCACCTATTAATGATTTAGATGCAGCTTGTAAAGCACATGATGATTGTTATCGCAGGGGTAGAAACCCATGTGAATGTGACCGCGAATTTCTTAATCGGCTACGATCTAAAATAGATCCATGTACTAAAAAAGGAAGACACGCCCGTATGCTTTATAATTATATGAAACTACAAAAGATTTTCACTTGCAACTTTTATAGATAA
- a CDS encoding sigma-70 family RNA polymerase sigma factor: protein MKVGEVVTEIEEIIAEHGDYLLRVAYLYVKNNATAEDIVQDVFIAFYEKQDQYRGEASLRTYLVKMTVNRSHDYLRSWKNKRTMLFEKIKGRGTTHTPERAMIEKVEKQELVDALFTLSITYREVLILYYFQEMTTVEIAELLERPEATVRTRLQRARKQLGNRIIDYEWEEQGRESI, encoded by the coding sequence ATGAAGGTAGGTGAGGTTGTGACGGAAATTGAAGAAATTATTGCCGAACATGGTGATTATTTATTGCGTGTCGCCTATTTGTACGTGAAAAATAATGCAACCGCTGAGGATATTGTACAAGACGTGTTCATTGCCTTCTATGAGAAACAGGATCAGTACAGGGGGGAGGCATCGCTGAGGACCTACTTGGTGAAAATGACGGTTAATCGCAGCCATGATTATTTACGAAGTTGGAAGAACAAGCGAACCATGCTGTTTGAAAAAATTAAAGGGAGAGGCACTACTCATACGCCTGAACGTGCAATGATTGAGAAAGTGGAAAAGCAGGAATTAGTGGATGCCTTGTTTACATTATCAATCACCTATCGTGAAGTGCTCATTCTTTATTATTTTCAGGAGATGACGACGGTAGAAATCGCGGAATTATTGGAGCGTCCGGAAGCTACGGTAAGAACTAGATTACAGCGTGCGCGAAAGCAACTGGGAAATCGGATAATTGATTATGAATGGGAGGAACAAGGCCGTGAATCAATTTAA
- a CDS encoding GNAT family N-acetyltransferase, protein MDIYIEKLQDTDAEGLYKFELDNRAFFEEMVPTRGNDYYNLEVFKKRHEDLLEEQVQGGSYFYLIKDKDSSILGRINVVDIDKSQKTGHLGYRVGQAHTGKSIATKALKLLVETVTDIDIKQIKAKTTTNNIASQKVLEKNGFERTATDSGEFEMNGQRLNFVYYILTIKVKSY, encoded by the coding sequence ATGGACATATATATTGAAAAATTACAGGATACAGATGCTGAAGGTTTGTATAAGTTTGAACTTGATAACAGAGCATTTTTCGAAGAAATGGTACCTACTCGTGGAAATGACTATTATAACCTTGAGGTTTTTAAAAAAAGACACGAAGATTTACTTGAAGAACAAGTTCAAGGAGGTTCATATTTTTATTTAATTAAAGATAAAGATAGTTCAATTCTAGGAAGAATAAATGTCGTGGATATTGATAAATCTCAAAAAACGGGTCATCTCGGTTATAGGGTGGGGCAAGCACATACTGGAAAAAGTATTGCCACTAAAGCATTGAAGTTATTAGTAGAAACAGTAACTGACATAGACATAAAACAAATTAAAGCGAAAACAACAACTAACAATATAGCTTCTCAAAAAGTTTTAGAGAAAAATGGATTTGAGAGAACAGCTACTGATAGCGGAGAATTCGAAATGAATGGCCAGAGGTTAAACTTTGTTTATTACATTTTGACTATTAAAGTTAAGTCTTATTGA
- a CDS encoding GNAT family N-acetyltransferase, which produces MIYKNTLDGISSDMLKGFFVDWPKPPNPQTHLLLLKKSSKVIIAIDDQTNQVVGFITAISDGVLSAYIPFLEVLPEYKNKGIGKELVDRMLKELDGIYMIDLCCDDDLIPYYDKFGMTQTNGMVFRNYKMQSGSLKI; this is translated from the coding sequence ATGATATACAAGAACACACTCGATGGTATTTCTTCTGATATGTTAAAGGGCTTTTTTGTAGATTGGCCAAAGCCACCAAATCCGCAAACTCACTTACTACTATTAAAGAAAAGCAGTAAAGTGATTATTGCTATTGATGATCAAACTAATCAAGTAGTTGGATTTATTACAGCGATAAGTGATGGAGTTCTATCTGCCTACATTCCATTTCTTGAGGTTTTACCGGAATACAAAAATAAAGGTATAGGTAAGGAATTAGTAGATCGGATGCTAAAAGAACTCGATGGCATCTATATGATTGACCTATGCTGTGATGACGATTTAATTCCTTATTATGATAAGTTCGGTATGACGCAGACAAATGGTATGGTTTTTAGGAATTATAAAATGCAATCTGGGAGTTTGAAAATATAA
- a CDS encoding TIGR04104 family putative zinc finger protein: MNQFKEDLNRELQSVSLSKEKKQLIATKAKAKLHNHKRRINLQYRFVLAIFTIFAIGFSYLLWQQEGPASKAQGAAPIEPITTTTWSMLTNDFSKAVLYISFFIILRDLLKRRLQKSGKGLPICVECGEEWSYREALKQSMKNTKMTCPYCGQIQYRTKKSRLKGGMLNIFIPFMIIAPQLFDNILLGIVVHVSCAAYIMFSLGPYYLELQKKDPINDPLW, translated from the coding sequence GTGAATCAATTTAAGGAAGATTTAAATCGTGAGCTTCAGTCTGTGTCATTGTCCAAAGAGAAGAAGCAGCTAATTGCAACGAAGGCAAAAGCAAAATTACACAACCACAAGAGACGCATCAACTTACAATATCGATTTGTGCTCGCGATTTTCACGATATTCGCAATAGGCTTCAGTTATTTACTATGGCAACAGGAGGGACCTGCAAGTAAGGCGCAAGGTGCAGCACCGATTGAACCTATAACGACTACGACTTGGTCAATGCTTACTAATGATTTTTCAAAAGCGGTACTCTACATAAGCTTCTTTATTATTCTGCGGGACTTGTTAAAGAGACGCTTGCAAAAAAGTGGAAAAGGCTTACCGATTTGTGTGGAATGTGGTGAAGAATGGTCCTATCGAGAGGCCTTGAAACAAAGCATGAAAAACACAAAAATGACATGTCCTTACTGTGGTCAAATACAGTACCGAACGAAAAAATCAAGATTAAAAGGTGGTATGTTAAATATATTTATACCTTTTATGATTATCGCCCCTCAGCTATTTGATAATATATTGCTAGGTATTGTTGTGCATGTCTCATGTGCTGCGTATATCATGTTTAGCCTAGGTCCATATTATTTGGAACTCCAGAAGAAAGATCCTATCAATGATCCTTTATGGTGA
- a CDS encoding YnfA family protein: MITVILLFLFAGLAEIGGGYLIWQWLREGKPAYLGLIGGLVLAMYGVIATFQHFPTFGRVYAAYGGVFIVLSVLWGWGVDKKMPDTYDWIGAAICIVGVSVMLWAPRS, encoded by the coding sequence TTGATTACAGTAATACTGCTTTTTTTATTTGCGGGTCTAGCGGAAATCGGTGGAGGTTATCTTATTTGGCAGTGGTTAAGAGAGGGTAAACCGGCTTACTTGGGTCTTATAGGCGGGCTTGTTTTAGCGATGTACGGAGTGATTGCCACTTTCCAGCACTTCCCGACTTTTGGCAGGGTGTATGCTGCATATGGAGGGGTATTCATTGTGCTATCTGTACTGTGGGGATGGGGCGTCGATAAAAAGATGCCGGATACATACGATTGGATTGGTGCTGCAATTTGTATAGTTGGTGTATCCGTTATGTTATGGGCCCCTAGAAGTTAA